A single window of Syntrophus aciditrophicus SB DNA harbors:
- a CDS encoding DUF932 domain-containing protein produces MTEILMHRGGELVTKDQLDLIPLPEPTDSYMPVSHYDLADKFLMISQDILRDYKLVGENYGIARQGNQFFAVLKFQRERSEIGLSIAFRNSYDRSMAIGLAIGASVFVCDNLALSGEIVVMKKHTKNVWSELEEKAIATIYKSQNNYDQLIGDVDAFKSLPVDDNGAFQAMGLLFGNNIISPRQLTVLKEEWLKPSHEEFEPRNLWSFYNAATESLKSSPPVTIMEKHIRLHEALTYLGKEASNVQNGTLAAGLLSGGERKGTD; encoded by the coding sequence ATGACAGAAATTTTGATGCACAGAGGCGGTGAGTTAGTGACAAAAGACCAGCTTGATCTTATCCCGCTGCCGGAACCGACGGACAGTTACATGCCGGTTTCCCATTATGACTTGGCCGATAAATTCTTGATGATCAGCCAGGACATCCTCCGGGATTACAAATTGGTCGGGGAAAATTACGGAATTGCCAGACAAGGGAACCAGTTCTTTGCGGTCCTCAAGTTCCAGCGTGAAAGATCGGAAATCGGGCTTTCCATAGCCTTTCGCAATTCTTACGACCGTTCCATGGCCATCGGCCTGGCTATCGGCGCGTCCGTGTTCGTGTGCGACAATCTGGCCCTCAGCGGTGAGATCGTCGTCATGAAAAAGCACACGAAAAACGTCTGGAGCGAATTGGAAGAGAAGGCTATTGCCACCATTTACAAGAGCCAGAACAATTACGATCAGCTCATCGGCGACGTTGACGCGTTCAAATCCCTGCCGGTGGACGACAATGGCGCTTTCCAAGCCATGGGACTGCTTTTTGGCAACAACATCATCAGTCCCCGCCAACTGACGGTCCTGAAAGAGGAATGGCTGAAACCGTCGCACGAGGAATTCGAACCCCGCAATCTCTGGTCGTTCTATAACGCGGCCACCGAAAGCTTGAAATCAAGCCCGCCGGTCACGATCATGGAAAAGCATATCAGATTGCACGAAGCGCTGACATATCTCGGAAAGGAGGCCAGCAATGTTCAAAATGGAACACTCGCTGCCGGACTTCTCTCCGGTGGTGAAAGGAAAGGAACAGATTAG